Proteins encoded together in one Thermophilibacter immobilis window:
- a CDS encoding DUF948 domain-containing protein, whose protein sequence is MSYLDIALLVLVCVAVWAVAELALTVRGARRSIDEVTASANEVIEQTQPIVAKLDGMADELEPAIKGVTPIVEKADVAVSSANVSLERVNAILADVSAVSGAASSVTDAVGHAAESAASGVASVVSKLGGGVGKQKPGARLSGSDASALDGHDEARYVDYGDAASATPASDARPDEKNTTTSAPADAE, encoded by the coding sequence ATGAGCTATCTGGACATAGCGCTTCTGGTTCTTGTCTGCGTGGCCGTGTGGGCGGTGGCCGAGCTGGCCCTCACGGTGCGTGGCGCGCGCCGCAGCATCGACGAGGTCACCGCCTCGGCCAACGAGGTCATCGAGCAGACCCAGCCCATCGTGGCCAAGCTCGACGGCATGGCCGACGAGCTCGAGCCCGCCATCAAGGGGGTTACGCCGATCGTCGAGAAGGCCGATGTCGCCGTCAGCTCGGCCAACGTCTCCCTCGAGCGCGTCAACGCCATTCTCGCGGACGTCTCGGCCGTCTCCGGGGCCGCCTCGAGCGTCACCGACGCGGTCGGCCATGCCGCCGAGTCCGCCGCCTCCGGCGTGGCCAGCGTCGTCTCCAAGCTCGGGGGCGGTGTGGGCAAGCAGAAGCCCGGCGCCCGCCTGTCGGGCTCCGACGCCAGCGCCCTCGACGGCCATGACGAGGCGCGCTATGTTGACTACGGCGACGCCGCCTCCGCCACGCCCGCCTCCGACGCCAGACCCGACGAGAAGAACACCACGACGAGCGCCCCCGCGGACGCCGAGTAG
- a CDS encoding replication-associated recombination protein A has protein sequence MDTLFTHIESARKDDNAPLAVRMRPTTLDGFVGQERAVGPGSWLRRAIEHDTLSSVLLFGPAGTGKTTLARIIAHTTHAEFVEVSAVTGTVKDLRREIEAAESRLISYGRRTILFVDEIHRFNRGQQDALLHAVEDRTVVLVGATTENPYFEVNSALISRSRVVELQPLDDDSIRTLLERACASERGLGGAFELSGDAEREIVTLSAGDGRAALTSLELASQMVDPDPDAAPGEPAVIGPEHVREANPRRGLPYDKSGDVHYDVISAFIKSMRGSDPDAALYWLARMLDAGEDPKFIARRIMICSSEDVGNADPQALLVAEAAFRATEVIGLPECRINLAQAACYLALAPKSNAAEAGIDAALSEVRSGPRREVPSHLRDRHRPGADEYGPYLYPHNYPAGWVSQRYLPEGLERGGFYRPSPRGWEAWREEAIGRDCAQADQNEDPPVG, from the coding sequence ATGGATACCTTGTTCACGCACATCGAGAGCGCGCGCAAAGACGACAACGCGCCTCTTGCGGTCCGCATGCGTCCCACCACGCTCGACGGCTTCGTCGGCCAGGAGCGGGCCGTGGGGCCCGGCAGCTGGCTCAGGCGTGCCATCGAGCATGACACGCTCTCGTCGGTTCTGCTCTTCGGCCCGGCCGGCACGGGCAAGACCACGCTCGCACGGATCATCGCCCACACCACGCACGCAGAGTTCGTGGAGGTCAGCGCCGTCACGGGCACGGTCAAGGACCTCAGGCGCGAGATAGAGGCCGCCGAGAGCCGCCTCATCTCCTACGGCCGGCGCACGATCCTGTTCGTCGACGAGATTCACCGCTTCAACCGCGGCCAGCAAGACGCCCTTCTGCATGCCGTCGAGGACCGGACCGTGGTCCTGGTGGGCGCTACGACCGAGAACCCCTACTTCGAGGTCAACTCGGCGCTCATCAGCCGTAGCCGCGTCGTGGAGCTCCAGCCGCTGGACGATGACTCCATTCGCACCCTGCTCGAGCGCGCCTGCGCCTCCGAGCGCGGCCTCGGGGGGGCCTTCGAGCTCAGCGGGGACGCCGAGCGGGAGATCGTGACCCTCTCGGCCGGGGACGGCCGCGCGGCCCTCACCTCGCTCGAGCTCGCGAGCCAGATGGTCGACCCCGATCCCGACGCCGCTCCCGGTGAGCCGGCCGTCATTGGCCCCGAGCACGTGCGCGAGGCCAACCCGCGCCGGGGCCTGCCCTACGACAAGTCCGGTGACGTGCACTACGACGTCATCTCGGCGTTCATCAAGTCGATGCGGGGCAGCGACCCGGACGCGGCGCTCTACTGGCTCGCGCGCATGCTCGACGCGGGCGAGGACCCTAAGTTCATCGCGAGGCGCATCATGATCTGCTCCTCGGAGGACGTGGGCAACGCCGATCCGCAGGCGCTGCTCGTGGCCGAGGCGGCCTTTCGGGCCACCGAGGTCATCGGCCTGCCCGAGTGCCGCATCAACCTCGCGCAGGCCGCGTGCTACCTCGCGCTCGCGCCCAAGTCCAACGCGGCGGAGGCCGGCATCGACGCCGCCCTTTCCGAGGTGCGCTCGGGTCCGCGTCGCGAGGTGCCCAGCCATCTGCGCGACCGTCATCGCCCCGGCGCCGACGAGTACGGCCCCTACCTCTACCCCCACAATTACCCGGCCGGCTGGGTGAGCCAGCGCTACCTACCCGAGGGACTCGAGCGCGGCGGCTTCTACCGCCCGAGCCCGCGCGGCTGGGAGGCCTGGCGCGAGGAGGCCATCGGGCGAGACTGCGCCCAGGCGGACCAGAACGAAGATCCCCCGGTTGGGTAG